The sequence GACTCTTGCAAACCTATTTCATCCTTGATCATGGCCAGCTCCTGCAACCAGAGATCAGGGCTGGCGTCGCTCGGCATGCGCCAATCGCCCCGCGGCGACAAAGCCACACTGCCGATTTTCGGGCCATCCGGCAGACAGGAGCGTTTGAACTGCTGGCTGAAAAAACGGCGGTAGAAGTTTTCCAGCCATTTCATGATCGTCTCCGGGTCATAGGTCCCGGCAAACGCCCGGCTGGCGAGGAAAAATACCTTGCCGGGGGCGAACTGCATCCGGACAACCTGATACAGAAAAAAATCATGCAGCAGGTACGGACCGATAGTCTCCTCCGTCTTCTGTTCGATCTCACCGTTGGCATCGGGCGGCAGCAGCTCGGGAGAGACCGGCGTTGCACAGATATCCCTGAGGATATCCGAAGCCTTGCCGCTGAAGACCTTGTCGGCGCACCATTCAACCAGATAGCGAACCAGGGTTTTGGGGACGCCGGCGTTGACCCCGTACATCGACATGTGATCGGCGTTGTAAGTACACCAGCCGAGAGCCAGTTCGGAGAGATCGCCGGTGCCGACCACCAGGCCACCGTTCTGATTCGCCAGATCCATCAGGATCTGTGTCCGTTCACGCGCCTGGGCATTTTCAAAAACAATATCATGCCTGTCCGGGTCGTGTCCGATGTCTTGAAAATGGGTCGTGACGGCAGCATTGATCGGGATTTCCTTCAGCGAACATCCAAGAATTCCGGCCAGTTCGGTCGCATTGTTCCGGGTTCTTTTGGTCGTTCCGAAACCGGGCATGGTCACTGCCATAATTCCATCGCGGTTCAGTTCAATTTTGTCGAAAGCGTGGGCCGTTACCAGCAGGGCGAGGGTTGAATCGAGCCCTCCGGAAACCCCGATAACGGCATTGACCGAGCCGGTATGTCGCAAGCGCTTGGCAAGCGCTGTTGTCTGCAGATCGAAAATCTCCCGACAGCGCCGACACCTCTCTTCTTCGCGTCGGGGGACAAAAGGTGTCTGCGTCAACGGCCGCCTGAGCTCATCTGCCGCAGCATCCCGGAGGGCAAAAGAAATCATGCGTCGATGTGATTCAATCAAACCATCGGCAAACCCGTTATTTTGGCGCCGCTCATTAAGCAAGCGGCCAATATCGATATCAGCCATGACCGAATCCGTGGCAAACGAAAACCGCTCGTTTTCGGCGAGAATCATGCCATTTTCAGCGAGCAGGGAATGCCCGGAGAAGACCAGGTCGGTACTTGACTCACCCGGCCCGGCCGACGCATAAACGTAGGCGGCCAGACATCGTCCCGATTGGGCCCTGACCAGTTCACGCCGATAATCCTCCTTGCCGAGGATCTCGGGACTTGCCGAAAGATTTGCCAGTATCGTCGCTCCCTGCAATGCCTGTTGCCCGCTTGGCGGATTGGCAACCCAGGCATCCTCGCAAATTTCGAGACCGACAATACATCCCGGCAGGTTTTCAGCCTGAAATAACAGATCGGCACCGAACGGTATCGCAACACCGTCCCAGGTCACCTGCTCGGAGATAACGTCGAAGGCAGAGGAGAACCAGCGTTCTTCATAAAATTCACGACTGTTCGGCAGGTAGGTCTTCGGAACAATGCCAAGGATCTCGCCGGCGGCGACAAAGATAGCGCAGTTAAACAGCCGCCCATCCGACGACACGGGAGAGCCGACGACCAGCGCCATGCCAGATCCGGCACTCAGTCTGGCAATTTTCTTGACAGCGGCGCGGGCTTTAGCGAGAAGGTGTTCCTGAAAAAACAGATCGCCACAGGTGTAACCAGTGAGGCAGAGTTCGGGGAAAATGGCAAGCTGGCACCCCTGCCCGGCCAATCGGTGGATCTCGGCTTCAATCGTCGAGAGATTGAAGTCGACGTCGGCGACCCGGACTTCCGGTGAAACCACAGCAACGCGCACAAAATCAAGCTCGAGAAGATTTTTGGTGAATTGAGTCATGGCGCCTTCCGGTTTCTGATCAATGGTTTCAGGAAATCACGATATTTTACCGTAATCACTGACAAAAGAAAAGAAACGAAAGAGCTCGCTACAACTCGAAAGCGTTCGGAAAATGCTCAATCCGGATCTTATCGTTCTCACACAGAACCGAGATGACATCAAAGCGTGGCTGCAGATTATTCGGTTTCTCCTGTTGCAAAAACCACTGCGCAGTGCGGATAATCTGCTGTTGCTTCCTTGGCCCGACCGCTTCAGCCGGTGTACCGAACTCGAGGCTGGTGCGGGTTTTTACTTCGACAAAGAGGATCTGTTTTTTCAGCCGCGCCACAATATCGATCTCACCGACCGGAGTGCGCAAATTCCTTTCAAGTATCCTGGCACCCTGGCGGCGCAGCCAACAAGCCGCCTGTTCCTCTCCCCAGGCCCCAAGTTTCAGCCGTTTTTCGGTCATTTCCCCTCGACAAACTCGCGGACACACCGGAAACTCTTACGGTGAATTGGCGTCGGCCCGAGCTGCTCAATTGCCTGGCGATGCTCTTTGCTGCCATAACCCTTATGTTTCGAGAATCCAAAACCCGGGTAATGACGATCATAAGCGATCATGATTCGATCACGAACGACCTTGGCGACAACCGATGCGGCTGCGATTGAAAGAGAGAGAGAATCACCTTTTTTGATTGTTTTTTGTGGAAGGGCTGACGGAATCGGTGATATGCCATCAATCAACAGGCAGTCTGCAGCTATAGGAAGCCTTGCAACAGCTTTTTGCATACTGAGCAGAGTTGCCTGCAGAATATTGTGCTGATCAATTTCACAAGGCGTCGCCAGAGCAATGCCAACAGCAACCGCCTGTTGGCGAATCAAAGGATAGAGTTTTTCACGCGCTTTTTCGCTCAGCTTTTTGGAATCGGTCAAACCTGTAAGATCAAATGTTTCAGGGAGGATAACCGCCGCGGCGACTACCGGGCCAGCAAGAGGACCACGGCCGGCTTCGTCGATGCCGGCAACAAATCGATAACCACTTGCCCAGGCACGTTGCTCAAATACAAGTGGATTGAAATCTTCCAGGGGAAAAAGGGGTTCGGTCATAACTATCCATACCATTCGGAATTTCACGAAGGATAGCACGAAAAGCGATAAAAGCCATGCCGTTCCACAAGAAAAACCGGGAGCGCGTTGATGGAACGGCAAAGAGGACGCCGATGTTCAGAAATCGGAACGGTACCCGGATAAACAGCTCCCTCTCTGGCAAAAAAAAGGCCCCGTCTGAACGGGGCCTTTTTTGCGGATCAGTTGTGCCGCTTC comes from Desulfuromonas sp. and encodes:
- a CDS encoding YraN family protein — protein: MTEKRLKLGAWGEEQAACWLRRQGARILERNLRTPVGEIDIVARLKKQILFVEVKTRTSLEFGTPAEAVGPRKQQQIIRTAQWFLQQEKPNNLQPRFDVISVLCENDKIRIEHFPNAFEL
- a CDS encoding ribonuclease HII, yielding MTEPLFPLEDFNPLVFEQRAWASGYRFVAGIDEAGRGPLAGPVVAAAVILPETFDLTGLTDSKKLSEKAREKLYPLIRQQAVAVGIALATPCEIDQHNILQATLLSMQKAVARLPIAADCLLIDGISPIPSALPQKTIKKGDSLSLSIAAASVVAKVVRDRIMIAYDRHYPGFGFSKHKGYGSKEHRQAIEQLGPTPIHRKSFRCVREFVEGK
- a CDS encoding NAD(+) synthase, which produces MTQFTKNLLELDFVRVAVVSPEVRVADVDFNLSTIEAEIHRLAGQGCQLAIFPELCLTGYTCGDLFFQEHLLAKARAAVKKIARLSAGSGMALVVGSPVSSDGRLFNCAIFVAAGEILGIVPKTYLPNSREFYEERWFSSAFDVISEQVTWDGVAIPFGADLLFQAENLPGCIVGLEICEDAWVANPPSGQQALQGATILANLSASPEILGKEDYRRELVRAQSGRCLAAYVYASAGPGESSTDLVFSGHSLLAENGMILAENERFSFATDSVMADIDIGRLLNERRQNNGFADGLIESHRRMISFALRDAAADELRRPLTQTPFVPRREEERCRRCREIFDLQTTALAKRLRHTGSVNAVIGVSGGLDSTLALLVTAHAFDKIELNRDGIMAVTMPGFGTTKRTRNNATELAGILGCSLKEIPINAAVTTHFQDIGHDPDRHDIVFENAQARERTQILMDLANQNGGLVVGTGDLSELALGWCTYNADHMSMYGVNAGVPKTLVRYLVEWCADKVFSGKASDILRDICATPVSPELLPPDANGEIEQKTEETIGPYLLHDFFLYQVVRMQFAPGKVFFLASRAFAGTYDPETIMKWLENFYRRFFSQQFKRSCLPDGPKIGSVALSPRGDWRMPSDASPDLWLQELAMIKDEIGLQES